The sequence AGGTGTTTCTTTAGGTTTTCAGCTTTCTTTATAAGGCTCTGTAAATCCTCCGGAATGTTCGGAGAGAATCCAGCCGCTGATAACGTATCCTTCATCGATTTTCCCAAGATGGGCTTGATCAACGGGATTCCGTACTGGTCTCTGAGTATGGCGCCTATCCTTGAAGGAGGCAGACCCTGCCTTGCGAGTTTAACCACTAAATCCTCCACCTCCTCCGCGGCGTATTTACACCATTGAGGAGGCCTCTTACTAATAGGCCTAGTCGACCCGGACTTCCCCCTCTTTCTTGTATACATCCTTGCCATGGAAAATTGCACCTGTCACGTAGATAAGTGGCCTCGTTCACTACGGTGGACTGATCTCATCTATTTAAATTTTCTTAACTTTGAAAATTGTTAGCTTTTAACTCGTTTTAAAGAGCCGTTAATTTATCTTTGAGGAGCTTCACCGTGTTGAGGCGATGTTAACAAGAGATCTTTAAACATTAACCATTTCGAGGAGCATATTAGCGATTTTAGCGATACTTCCCTCGTGCTGGTTTCGGGAATTCTTAATTTCATGGGAAATCGCCGTGAGTGAGAAGCCATCGCGCAAGCTTTTTGATGGAGCGCCCTCGGTGGGAAAGTTGATTTTTAAGTTCTAATTCCATTTCCGCGAACGTTCGTCCGTCTCCAGTCGTGGGTATGAAAATCGGGTCGAACCCGAACCCCCTTTCACCCTTAGGCTTCTCAGATATCTCGCCCTTCACGATGCCTTCAAAAACCCTGAGACCTAGATTGGGGTCGTATATTCCGGCTACGGATCTAAATTCGGCTCTCCTATCTTCTTCGTCTTCCATTAGTTTTAGGAGCCCCTTTAACCCAATCGTATTGAACGCGTAAGACGAATATGGTCCTGGAAAACCCCTAAGCGATTTAACGAACAGTCCCGAATCCTCCATTATAAGCGGTGTGGGAGTTTTACCAGCCATCTTATCCAATGCTTCTCTAATTATTTTCTTTAGGTTTGAGGATTGAATTTCAACTTTTTTGCCTTTCTTAACTTTAACCTTAATCCCGTAATCTTTCAGTATGGTTGAGATCTCTTTAATTTTTCCTTTATTTGAAGTCATTAAATAAACTTTTAAACGAATTTTACATTCTTTCTCCATGATATCTTCCTCTTCGCTCAATTTCCCTAATTTTCAACATAACTAGCTCCCCTTCTTTTTTAAGCACCGTTTTATAGCCTTCCATGAGAAGTTTGAAGCATCGATTTGCCACTTGATGATGAGTGCTGGTTAAAGCTCTTTTCAGGAGGTATAAGTCCACTCCCCTATCCTCAAGGGAGCTTGAGTGGTATCCCAAACCAAAATCAATGAAGTAAAGTTTTCCATCCTCTGTCAGAATCATGTTAGAGGTTGTGAGATCTCCATGTATTATGTTTCGCTGGTGTAATAGGGCGACTTGCCTCCCAATTAACCATGACGGCTTAACGTGATTCTTTCTGAACGGCTCGTTGAAGACTTCTTTGAGCCTCTCGCCTACAATGTACTCCATAACGATTGTGAAGGCTTCCTGATCGACCAAATATATGATTGGGGTGGGGACGCCGGCGGATTTCGCTTCATGAATTAACTGGGCTTCGTGCACAGTTCTATAAGATCTAAGCTTTCTATCCAGCGTCCCCAGCCTATACTTTTTTTTCACCCTTCGCTTAATCAATACGGATTTTCCGTTCAGCTCAGAGAGATAAAGGTTGGCTTCAGCTCCTTTCCTTATTAAACGCATATCCCGTTTCCTCTCCACGGGATTGGAACCTGGTCAATCCTCCACCTAGGTTTCACGGCGCTTTCACCCACGTTTAAAGTCACACCTGCTTTATAGGCCAGAATTCCCGTCCAAGCGATTTGGGCTCCGCAGTCTGCGCTGAACTTTTTGTCAACGACCTTGAAGATCACGTTATGTTCTCTGGAAATTTCCTTGAACATCGCTTGAAGCCTTCGATTGGCGGCAACCCCTCCGGTGAGCATGAGCTCCTTTTTCTCCAAGTGGGCTAAGGATCTCTCAGTCGCCTCAACTAACATGGCGAAGGCTACTTCTTGAACTGAGAAACACACGTCTTCAACCTTCGCGCCTTCCTTCAATTTTTTAACGGCAGCTGTTAACAAACCAGAGTACGCGACGTCGTTTCCCTTCACAGTATATGGGAGGTCGACGTATTCGCCTCCCTTCTCAGCTAATTCCTCCATTTTCTCTCCCCCAGGTGATGGATAACCTAACTTTCTAGCCAACGCGTCCAGTAAGTTCCCCAAGGTAATGTCTTCGGTTTCACCGAACACCCTCCAATATCCATTTGAGAAAGCTACGATGGACGTGTGTCCGCCTGAAACTATGACTGTGAGTGGGTCCTGAAGGCCGGTAGTTAACGCGGCGATTTCGATGTGGCCTATCGCGTGGTGAACGGGGATCAACGGTTTTTTCAAGTGAAGGGATAGGGCTCGGGCCACGGTAGCCCCAACTCTTAGAACTGGCCCCAATCCTGGACCCAGGGAAAACGCTATCGCGGCGATTTCCTCAGCCTCCACACCGGCTCTTCTTAAAGCTTCTTGAAGAATTTTAGGCGCGATTTGAACGTGATGCTGAGCCGCCTCCCTAGGATGGATTCCCGAGCCGATAGGGGGTTTATACACCGCTTTTACGTCAGAGAGTATGTCCCCCGCATCAGATGCCACGGCCATCCCTAGTGTATGCGCCGTGCTTTCAATGCCTAGGCATAGCGCCCTTGCGCTCAAGGCCATCACGGTTGACATTTTCCAAGCTATAATCTGACTCCCTTTAGATAAGTTATGTGAATCATCAGTATTTATAAGACGCTTCCATTAATTCAACAATTCGGAAATATTGAAAGATGGTGATTATGTGGCGATCCAGCCTGAAGTCAACATAGGAACCCTTGGGCATGTTGATAATGGGAAGAGCACGTTGGTGCAGGCGCTAACTGGAGTATGGACGGCAAGGCATTCCGAGGAGCTGAAAAGAGGAATCACCATAAGAATAGGCTACGCTGACGCCTCTTTTTTTAGATGTGAGGGACATGACAATCCGATCTATCTGGCTACGGGAAGATGCCCTGTTTGCGGTGGGGAGGCTAAATTCCTCAGAATGGTGAGCTTTGTCGACTGCCCTGGGCATCACAGCCTTATGGTTACGATGCTTTCAGGCGCGGCTTTAATGGACGGTGCGTTGTTCGTTATCGCCGCTGACGCAAAATGTCCTCAAGCTCAAGACAGGGAGCATATGATAGCGGCGAAGATGGCGGGGATCAGGAACATCATCTTAATCCAGAATAAGATCGACATCGTAAGCCGTGAGAGGGCCATTGAAAATTATTATGAGGTCGTGAAGTTTCTCGAGGAGTTCGGCATGGAGAGGTCGCCCATCATACCGGTTTCCGCTCAGCATAAAGTTAACGTTGAGGCCGTCATAGAGGCCATCGAAAAACACGTCCCTACCCCTTCAAGGGACCCAAACGCCCCACCCAAGATGCATATATTGAGGTCGTTCGACGTAAACAAGCCTGGGACCGAGGTGGAGGACATAGTGGGCGGTGTTTTAGGGGGATCCATCACTCAGGGAGTCTTCAGGGTCGGTGATGAAATAGAGATTAAGCCAGGAGTGCGGGAGAAGGGTGGTAAAGGAGGTTACGTAACTCTCACATCGGAGATAAGGAGTTTAATGGTGAGCACAGGTCAAGTGGAGGAAGCGAGGCCTGGAGGTCTAGTAGGAGTAGGCACATCTCTGGATCCATTTTTAACGAAGTCGGATGGGCTGGTTGGGAATCTCATGGGTAAGGTTGGAACATTGCCGGAGGCTTTGAGCACGTTAACGATGGAAACACAGCTGTTCGAGAAGGCTGTGGGGACTGAGGAGTTGGTAAGTGTTGAGAAGATTAAAATGAACGAAGCGCTGGTTTTAAACGTGGCTACATCCGTAACCTCCGGGGTGGTTACATCTGTCCGGGATGATGTCGTAGAAATTAACCTTAAGAAGCCGGTGTGCGTTGAGCCTGAAGGCAAAGTGGCCATCAGTCGGAGAATCGGGGAAGGCTGGAGGTTAATAGGGTATGGGAAGCTTCGATAAAAACATCTCAATCCGAGGGTAGGGAAAACTGGGGCTAAAGGTGCTCCTAGACTCTAACATTCTCATCCACGCCATTAGGTTTAAGTTAAACTTGCTGGAGGAGGTTCAGAGGATAATTTCCAGAAACGTAGAGTTCTATGTTTTAACGCAGGTATTGGATGAGCTGTCAGCCATAGTTGAGAGGGGAAAACGCGGCTCTAAAGAGGCGAGGGTGATTCTCCAGCATTTAAACGGGGTGAGGCCGCTGGATTTTCATCATCCTGGAAAGGTGGACGACCTGATCCTGCAAGCCGCTAAAAAGTTGGGTATGGTTGTGGCTACGTCTGATGTGGCGTTGAGAAAAAGACTGCGGGAGATGAAGGTTCCAATAATCACTTTGAGAGGGGGAAGACTCTACCTCCAACCTGAAGATCCGGAATTATGGTCTATCTGACCTCAAGATCTTTGTAGGTTATTTAAAACGCTGGTCCGATAAACCTTTCAGGGGGATACGATGGATCTCTGTGAAAAGTATTTAAGTTGGATGCTTTTACGCCTAACGGATGTAAACGGCATTCCATTTGGAGAGCGCCTACATGTTTAAAATTTTCACCATAGAGGATGTTGTGCGGATTTCACCGGATAAGTTCGATAAACCCATCGAGGAGGTTGCTAAAGAGCAAATTAAGATCAGATATGAGAATTTGGTGGATGAGGAGCTAGGCTACGTGATCCTCGTGGTCGAGGTTAAAGTTGATCCTGTAGGGAAAATCCTTCCAGGTGATGGGTCGACTTATCATAAAGCAGCCTTCAAGGTTCTCAGCTTTTACCCTCAACTTCAGGAGGTTGTGGAGGGGGAGGTTGTGGAGGTTACAGATTTCGGGGCATTCGTTAGAATTGGACCTGAAGACGCTTTACTCCATGTATCCCAGATCATGGACGACTACTTATCCTATGACAGCAAAAGGGGTGTACTCCTAGGAAAAGAGAGTCAACGTAAAATTGAGAAGGGCGACATAGTTAGGGTTCGAGTGATAGCTGTGAGTTTTCCAAGAGGGGGTGGAGGTGGTAAAATCGGGGTGACGATGAGGCAGCCATTTCTCGGGAAGCTTGAGTGGATAAAGGAGGATTTGAAAAAGACTTCAAGGTGATCCTGTGACTGAAAAGGCTTGTAAAAATTGCGGCGCGTTGTCCTCTGGGCCAGTTTGTCCGCAGTGTAAGTCAACGAACCTGAGCGAGGACTGGTCTGGACTTATCATCGTCTTGGACCCAGATAAATCGGAGATCGCTGGAAAGGTCGGCATTAAGTCTAAGGGTAGATACGCCGTAAGGGTGCGTTAGGTGCCGGAGATCAAGATTACTCGAAGTCTCCGGAGGATGTTGAAGGAGCCGTTTGGGGAAGTGGTCGCAGGCTCCGAGGATGAGGTGCTAAAAGATTTAACGGCGTTGGAAAGGCGGCTTAAACCAAAGAAAGTTATATGTGTGGGGGACGCTGTTTCAAGGTTGACGTTAAAATCCCCATTCAAGGTTAACCTTCGAATCATCGACAACAGGGAGAGAAGGAGGAAGGTTGAGCCCGTCGATTACGGAGCCAGACGTATGTTCAAGCTTCATAACCCTCCTGGCATGATCGTGGAGGAGGCTTGGATAGTGGTTAACCAAGCCGTTAAAACCGATGATTCGTTGGTGATCGTCGACGGAGAAGAGGACTTACTCGGCCTAGTGGCCGCCTTAGAGGCGCCGGTGGGATCGCTATTACTTTATGGTCAACCTAAAGTAGGGGTTGTAGCTGTCAAGGTTAACGAAGATTTGAAGAGAAGGGTCAGTGGCATTCTATCCTTAATGAGGAAGATCAAGGCTGATATTACTGCTCAATGAACTCGGTGTAGCTGCAGCCTCCGCAGGTCCACCTTTTCACGGGATTTAAATGCGAAGCCATAAGAGCTCCGCATCTCGGGCACTTCTTGTTTTTTAGTTTAACTAAACCCTTCGAGTAGTCGTATTCGTAGAGTTTGCTCAGTCTGGCCTTAGGAGGTTTTTCCTCAGACAGATTCCTTCACCTCTTCAGCTTCTTCCTTCGTCCTCTCCAATTCTTCACCAGCCTTTTCGCCTTGCTTCATGCCTCTTTTTCTTAGATGTTCTGGAACGATTCTTTCACCGGCTGAAGCTTCGTCGTAGCATTCAACTCTACACATGGACTTGTTGGTTCCGGTAAGGGTTTTAACGTCTATAATGTAAATCTTTTTTTCCTCCACTCCCAGCTGCGCGGAGACGAGCTTCTGAATTGAAGCGCGGCTGGGGGTTCCCTCTGAGCTATGTTCAATTTCGACGCGTAACTCTTTTCTTTGAAGCAGAGGATTGTAGGATTGATTTAGGATCTTAAGCTTCACCACCCTCAGCCCCACCTTTAGGCTCCTCCGGCTTAGGTTGCTCCTCCTTCAACACGGTCATGTTAATCACGTACGTGTCCTCTGTTATGATGGAGCCTCTCACGGTCTTACGCCTCCTCTCACCCCTCTTCCTTGCTTTAAAGCCTACGCCTCCGGTTAAAATCAGCCTTTTTTTCCCTCCTCCATGAACGTCCGGCCTCAGGGGGAAGCCGTCTCTGTCAACGCCTCCTGTTATGCGAAGCTTTTTCCCCCTCAATCCGAGTAGGGATCCATCTAAGGTTTCATTTACCGTCCTACCGATCAGGGGTTGAGCGTTGACCCCTTCAACCTCCATGTTTCTGGCTTTTCCCTCAACTGGGTCAGAAATGATTATCTTAAATTTGACCACCCGAATACCCTCGCTTTACAGATTGGCCATAGTTTGATCGCGTCCACTCGCTTGATTCGTTGAACGCTCGAGTATGAGGCGAAAGCTTATTTAAATACGTTACTAAGATTTGTCGGTGGAGTTGAGAAGAGGCCTAGCCTGTTTTTCAGCCATCTCATTTAACTCCTCTATCAACTGAACCTCCTCCTCGGAAAGCTCTCCTCTAAATTTAGTTAAGAGGGTTTCCCTATGAGATTGAGGGACATCCACGTAGAGTGTTCCTTCTTCAAAGATGTTTCTTCCCACAAAGCCTTCGTCGATTGAAACGGCTACCTGACTACCGGCGACCGCCTCGGCGATGTCCTGGCCTTTATCTTGAATCCTTAAGATCTTCCCAATCCTCTTTCCCTCCTCGTTCAATAAAGGGTAACCAGGTTGTATCCTACCCTTTAGCACTTCCACTCCTACTATGGCTGGTTTACTTCTCCTAAACACATAACCTCCCAAGACCTTAATCTTTCCTGGCCTTATCAGGGAGGCTAGCTGGGAAGAGATCTGTGAGAGCCTTACGTCCTTTTCCCATTCCCGGTATTGCTCTAAAAGTCGGTATATGATCTTGGCCTCAAACGTGGGGATGCCCCATTTCTCGATTTCGAGTCTAGCGTCCGGTAGTACCTCCACGTTAAACGCCAGTATGACGCCTAATGTAGGGTCTTTTTTTCTAACAGTTTCAGCTTCGACGACGTCTCTTTTAGATACATCTCCAACGTCCGCAAGTCTAATAGGTACGCTGTGGGTTTGGAGCATGTTCGTTAGGGCCTCTAGGGATCCTAAAGTATCGGCTTTTAAAACAACTCCCAGCTTGTCGGTGTTGAATCTAAGCTTTCTAACCTCCTCGGTTATTCTCCGCTTGAACGGGTTGGGGTCTGAGCCTTCTGGCACCACATATAATGGGGCTCCAGGTAACGCCGAGTTAAGGTCAGGCGCGACGATTTTAACCCCAGCTGCGGCAGAGACTTTTTGAACGTTCATGAACCTGTCTCGGGGATCTCGGATTTCGTCCAGGGGTTTCGGCTTCAGAATCGCCCTCACAGTTGTTTCAACAACGTCTTCACGGCCTCCGAGAACAATTCTATCGTTTACCTTCATTTCCCCGTCATAGATGATGGCGTTAACGGTGACGCCGAGTCCTACGTCTTCTTTAACCTCCAATACAACTCCCTTCGCCGGACCTGAGGTGATAGCTAGCTCCTTCTTCATGTAGGTTTGAGTTAACCCCACTAGGACTGTTATTAAATCTGGGATGCCTTCCCCGGTTTTAGCGCTGGTTGGAACAAGGGCCACGTGGGTTCTGAAGTCCTTGACTCTATCATATCTATCCGATTTAAATCCATGGGTTGACAGGTCGCCCATGAGACGGTAGATTTTCTCCTCCAGCATTCCTTTAACCTCTTCAGGTTGGAGTTTAAAGGATTCTAGGAAGCTGTAGTCCGGATTCGCCTTCCAACCTGGGATTAAGTCGATTTTATTGGCCGCTACGAGGAAAGGTGTTCTTCTGGCCTTTAAGATTTCGATCGATTCAACTGTTTGGGGCTCAACACCCTTCACGGCGTCTACAACCAAAATGGCGATGTCCGCCGCTGAGCCTCCTCTTCTTCTAAGGTTCGAAAATGTTTCGTGGCCTGGGGTGTCTATGAACAGTAAACCTGGAATTGTCACCTCGAAACGAAATTTTTTGAGAAGTGGGCCACAGATTCTTTTCAGGGTTTCAGCCGGGATCATGCTGGCGCCTATCCACTGGGTTATGGCTCCAGGCTCTCTGAGGGCCACGGTTGTTCCTCTGACTTTGTCCAGTAGGCTGGTTTTCCCGTGGTCAACATGGCCTAGAACTGCCACTACCGGCTGTCTGATCGACATGGAGGTCACCGAGAAGGTCTGTAACTGGTTTAGTCTTAGATGGCTTATAAATAAAGCTGTTTCTTAAGTTACGTGCTTAAGGTGTTTTACGCCTCTCTCTCCTTCTTTCCATGGTAGCTGGTCCACTTCAGCTTCCTTGAGTCCCTGCCTAGCCTCAGAACGCTTTTCCTACACTTACTGGAGCAGAAGTATAGGAGGGCTCCATCGTTCTTCACGTACATCATACCTGTGCCTTGGGGGAAAACTCTGCCGCAGAAGGAGCATTTATAGGTTTTAGGCATTTAAGCCAAACCTTTTTTACTTGATTTTTTTAGCCTCTCTCTCGGTTTCCCTTAACATTAATATGTCTCCTATTCTGACCGGGCCTTTCACGTTCCTTGTGA is a genomic window of Candidatus Bathyarchaeia archaeon containing:
- a CDS encoding DUF359 domain-containing protein; amino-acid sequence: MPEIKITRSLRRMLKEPFGEVVAGSEDEVLKDLTALERRLKPKKVICVGDAVSRLTLKSPFKVNLRIIDNRERRRKVEPVDYGARRMFKLHNPPGMIVEEAWIVVNQAVKTDDSLVIVDGEEDLLGLVAALEAPVGSLLLYGQPKVGVVAVKVNEDLKRRVSGILSLMRKIKADITAQ
- a CDS encoding 50S ribosomal protein L24e encodes the protein MPKTYKCSFCGRVFPQGTGMMYVKNDGALLYFCSSKCRKSVLRLGRDSRKLKWTSYHGKKEREA
- the infB gene encoding translation initiation factor IF-2 codes for the protein MSIRQPVVAVLGHVDHGKTSLLDKVRGTTVALREPGAITQWIGASMIPAETLKRICGPLLKKFRFEVTIPGLLFIDTPGHETFSNLRRRGGSAADIAILVVDAVKGVEPQTVESIEILKARRTPFLVAANKIDLIPGWKANPDYSFLESFKLQPEEVKGMLEEKIYRLMGDLSTHGFKSDRYDRVKDFRTHVALVPTSAKTGEGIPDLITVLVGLTQTYMKKELAITSGPAKGVVLEVKEDVGLGVTVNAIIYDGEMKVNDRIVLGGREDVVETTVRAILKPKPLDEIRDPRDRFMNVQKVSAAAGVKIVAPDLNSALPGAPLYVVPEGSDPNPFKRRITEEVRKLRFNTDKLGVVLKADTLGSLEALTNMLQTHSVPIRLADVGDVSKRDVVEAETVRKKDPTLGVILAFNVEVLPDARLEIEKWGIPTFEAKIIYRLLEQYREWEKDVRLSQISSQLASLIRPGKIKVLGGYVFRRSKPAIVGVEVLKGRIQPGYPLLNEEGKRIGKILRIQDKGQDIAEAVAGSQVAVSIDEGFVGRNIFEEGTLYVDVPQSHRETLLTKFRGELSEEEVQLIEELNEMAEKQARPLLNSTDKS
- the spt4 gene encoding transcription elongation factor subunit Spt4; this translates as MTEKACKNCGALSSGPVCPQCKSTNLSEDWSGLIIVLDPDKSEIAGKVGIKSKGRYAVRVR
- a CDS encoding 30S ribosomal protein S15, giving the protein MARMYTRKRGKSGSTRPISKRPPQWCKYAAEEVEDLVVKLARQGLPPSRIGAILRDQYGIPLIKPILGKSMKDTLSAAGFSPNIPEDLQSLIKKAENLKKHLARNKTDYINKRALSLLESKIHNLSKYYRKRGALPEDWKYKAAVAAVT
- a CDS encoding 30S ribosomal protein S27ae, giving the protein MSEEKPPKARLSKLYEYDYSKGLVKLKNKKCPRCGALMASHLNPVKRWTCGGCSYTEFIEQ
- a CDS encoding DNA-directed RNA polymerase translates to MESAYMFKIFTIEDVVRISPDKFDKPIEEVAKEQIKIRYENLVDEELGYVILVVEVKVDPVGKILPGDGSTYHKAAFKVLSFYPQLQEVVEGEVVEVTDFGAFVRIGPEDALLHVSQIMDDYLSYDSKRGVLLGKESQRKIEKGDIVRVRVIAVSFPRGGGGGKIGVTMRQPFLGKLEWIKEDLKKTSR
- the kae1 gene encoding KEOPS complex N(6)-L-threonylcarbamoyladenine synthase Kae1, with translation MSARALCLGIESTAHTLGMAVASDAGDILSDVKAVYKPPIGSGIHPREAAQHHVQIAPKILQEALRRAGVEAEEIAAIAFSLGPGLGPVLRVGATVARALSLHLKKPLIPVHHAIGHIEIAALTTGLQDPLTVIVSGGHTSIVAFSNGYWRVFGETEDITLGNLLDALARKLGYPSPGGEKMEELAEKGGEYVDLPYTVKGNDVAYSGLLTAAVKKLKEGAKVEDVCFSVQEVAFAMLVEATERSLAHLEKKELMLTGGVAANRRLQAMFKEISREHNVIFKVVDKKFSADCGAQIAWTGILAYKAGVTLNVGESAVKPRWRIDQVPIPWRGNGICV
- a CDS encoding KEOPS complex kinase/ATPase Bud32 — translated: MRLIRKGAEANLYLSELNGKSVLIKRRVKKKYRLGTLDRKLRSYRTVHEAQLIHEAKSAGVPTPIIYLVDQEAFTIVMEYIVGERLKEVFNEPFRKNHVKPSWLIGRQVALLHQRNIIHGDLTTSNMILTEDGKLYFIDFGLGYHSSSLEDRGVDLYLLKRALTSTHHQVANRCFKLLMEGYKTVLKKEGELVMLKIREIERRGRYHGERM
- a CDS encoding translation initiation factor IF-2 subunit gamma → MKDGDYVAIQPEVNIGTLGHVDNGKSTLVQALTGVWTARHSEELKRGITIRIGYADASFFRCEGHDNPIYLATGRCPVCGGEAKFLRMVSFVDCPGHHSLMVTMLSGAALMDGALFVIAADAKCPQAQDREHMIAAKMAGIRNIILIQNKIDIVSRERAIENYYEVVKFLEEFGMERSPIIPVSAQHKVNVEAVIEAIEKHVPTPSRDPNAPPKMHILRSFDVNKPGTEVEDIVGGVLGGSITQGVFRVGDEIEIKPGVREKGGKGGYVTLTSEIRSLMVSTGQVEEARPGGLVGVGTSLDPFLTKSDGLVGNLMGKVGTLPEALSTLTMETQLFEKAVGTEELVSVEKIKMNEALVLNVATSVTSGVVTSVRDDVVEINLKKPVCVEPEGKVAISRRIGEGWRLIGYGKLR
- a CDS encoding 30S ribosomal protein S6e — protein: MVKFKIIISDPVEGKARNMEVEGVNAQPLIGRTVNETLDGSLLGLRGKKLRITGGVDRDGFPLRPDVHGGGKKRLILTGGVGFKARKRGERRRKTVRGSIITEDTYVINMTVLKEEQPKPEEPKGGAEGGEA
- a CDS encoding XTP/dITP diphosphatase → MTSNKGKIKEISTILKDYGIKVKVKKGKKVEIQSSNLKKIIREALDKMAGKTPTPLIMEDSGLFVKSLRGFPGPYSSYAFNTIGLKGLLKLMEDEEDRRAEFRSVAGIYDPNLGLRVFEGIVKGEISEKPKGERGFGFDPIFIPTTGDGRTFAEMELELKNQLSHRGRSIKKLARWLLTHGDFP